A window of Pullulanibacillus sp. KACC 23026 genomic DNA:
AACGGGCGATTCGTCATGCCATTGAAGTGGCTTGGAGCCGTGGAAACATTGATTCCATTTCAAGTCTTTTTGGATATACCGTTTCCATGTCTAAAGCGAAACCAACTAATAGTGAATTCATCGCCATGGTAGCCGATAAGCTCCGAATCGAGCATAAGGCGGGCTAAGTAACGCGGGGAAAGAAAATTGAGGGTTAGGGTTAACCCTATACATTATAGAGAAGACAACTTGTTTTTGGACTACATACACATAAACTTATCTATTTCACCCAGTGAATCGGGAAAGATTTGTTGGGTGTTTAATTTGTTTGGCTGCAGTCAAAAAAGAGATCGTTGTCTCCCGAATCGAAAACCAAAGAGGTTAGGACAGACGTATGTTACGAATAGAAAAAACCGAACTTATTCACGCCTTTTAACGTGATGGGTTCGGTTTTTTATTTATAAGTTAAGCAATTTATGAAACACTCCGTCAAAATATGTCGCTTTCCGGGGGGGCACGGCCTCAGCCTCTTCAGCAAGGAAAACGTTTGCTTGCGGGGTCTTCAGACACGTGCTGTTCCCGCAGGCGTCTCCGTATTTTGACTACGCTATCTACTTGTTTCTGTATTTATAAACATTTAGTGTTCGGAATTTAAGTCAGTTAATTTAGTTTTGTCCAAGCCTCCTTTGGTTTTAATTCGGATTCAGCGAAAGCTTCAGACGTTCATTTATCTGTTGCGGATAACGATTCATGGGAATACTTAATGGAGCAGGCTCAGGCTGTATGCACATGGACTTATGGCAATGAATGAAAGAGTTGAGGGATAATGACAGTCCTCAAGCTCTTTTTCTTTTTGATGAAACGTGACAAACTTGTAAGGTTTGACTGGTATTTTGAAAGCTAAATCAATGGGTCTCTCAATCCAATTGATCTATAGTGAAAGAGTAAAGCAAGACTTGAAAGTTTACGAAGTGGAGGCGTTGGTGTGAGTCAAATTGTTGTGAATGCAAAAAACATTTATAAAATCTTCGGGAAGAAACATGAAAATCAGTTTTCAGCCTTAAATGATGTCTCTTTTACCATTAAAAAAGGTGAATTTGTTGGAGTCATGGGGCCATCCGGTGCGGGTAAAACCACCCTTCTAAATGTTATTTCCACTTTAGAGAAACCGACAAATGGCACGGTCGAAATCTCGGATGTTGAGATCACCAAGATGAAGCAAAGGGAGCTGGATGATTTTCGCTCAACCCAATTGGGCTTTATTTTTCAAGATTTTAATTTATTGGAGAACCTCACTGTTTATGAAAATATTGCGTTGCCTTTATCGCTCCAAGGGGTTTCCTCAAGAAAAATTAAACCAAGGGTGGAAACGGTAGCGAAAAAATTAGGAATTGAATCGATCTTAGAGAAATATCCTGCGACGATCTCGGGTGGTCAAAAGCAACGGGCTGCCGCTGCAAGAGCGCTTGTACATGAGCCAGCTATCATTCTCGCGGATGAGCCGACTGGCGCCCTCGATTCAAAAAATGCCAAAAGTTTGATGGAGGCACTCGTTGATTTAAATCGTCGTGATGAGGTGACTATTATGCTGGTGACCCATGATCCTCTAAGTGCCAGTTACTGTAAGCGAATATTATTTATCCAAGACGGCCTGCTTTATAAAGAAATTTACCGAGAAGGATCTACAAATGAATTTCATCAACACATTTTAAATGTTCTGTCTGAGTTTGCCACAACAGATGTTGATGAGTAGAAGGGAGGACTTTCTTTGCTATTAAAACTTTCCTTTTCAAGTGTAAAAAAATTATTTAAAGATTATCTTATCCTCTTATTTGGGCTAACGATCTCAATCTCTATATTTTATATGTTTGAAGCTTTAGCTCAGAATAAGGCGTTTGTTCAGTCGAATGCCATGGTTGGTTCGATTATGTTTATTTTTCATGTAGGGAGCTTTATTTTAGCTTTCATCACGCTTTTTTATATTTTCTATGCGACTTCCTTTATTCTTTCCTTGCGACAAAAAGAATTGGGTTTGTACATGACGCTTGGAGCAAAGAAATACAAAGTCACTCAGTTGATGTTTTTTGAAACCTTCATGATTGGCTTAGCCTCACTGCTTATTGGCCTTGTGGTTGGGATCGGGTTATCTGCTGGGGTCTCTGACCTGCTCATGAAGCAATTGGATTTTTCGGCAAAAGGGTTTCATCCGTATCTTTCATCGGCTGTATGGACAACTGTGATTTTCTATATTGCCCTCTTTCTTCTAACCGCGATTGTGAACGCTGTGAAACTCGGAAGATTGCCCGTTCTAAAATTGATCCATGCTGATCAAGAAAAGGATAGGGAACTTTCAAGAGGTGTCAGGACGTTAATTGGGGCCATTGTGGCTATTGCTCTGATTGGGGCAGGCTATTATGTGATTTTTGAGATTAAACAATTTCTGCAATATGGGGTTCTTCTAGCCGCGGTTACCATTACGGTCGGTACGTATTTTCTCTTTATGTCGCTTCTTCCCTATTTTTTAAAGAAGGTAAAACGTATACGCCTGATTAATGAAAAGGATCTTAACTCTTTTACCATTGGCCAGCTTATTTTTCGTATTTCCAATTTAACTAAAGTGCTCGGGACGGTCTCTATGCTCATCGCACTTGGACTCGGTGCCATGACAGCCAGTTTATCTTTTTATAATAATATTTCCGTACAAGCTTCAATGGCCTACTCTTATGATTTAACGGTCTTTCAACCGAGTCAATCGGAAATGAAGCTTATACACACCTTAACGACGACTGAGAAGAACGTGTACCATTATAAAGTGACCGATCAAGGTGTTTATTTTTTGAAAGAGGATCTGTTAAAGAATCGGCCATTAATTAACTCTTTTAATCCGAACTCATTCGATCAACCGAAGTCCAAGAGAATACAGGCGGGTCTTCCTAAAAATCAATACAGCGATAAAGGAACAAATGGGTTTTCGCTGATGCCGCAACCTTGGAAAACCGCTCTATCGAATGAACTTGGTGCTAATTCACAAATGTTTGGAAAGCGGACTCTATATATCTTAGACAAAGCAAGCTATAACAAGCTGGCCGCTGACCAACATGCCTTGCTGATTGCAAAAGTTCCTCAGTTTACGAAACATCTAGACGTCTTCCAAAAAATTGATGAACAGCAAAAGGAACTAGCTAAAACCTATACAGGAATCAAGCCTGCTGAATTAGACAGCGAATATGAAAATTATCTTGTTTTAAAAGAATTTGCGAGCGGAACCATCTTCATGGGTGTTTTCTTAGGCGTCGCCTTCTTATTGATGATGGTGAGTGTTTTAATGTTTAAATTATTATCAAGCGCTACGGTGGACATCAAAAGATATGAGATGTTGAGAAAAATTGGGGTGAGACGCTCTTTATTGACCCTTTCGATTTATAAGGAGCTTTTCCTTGTCTTTCTATTTCCTGCTTTAGTCGGTTTCGCCCATGTATTAGTTGGCATGAAAATGTTTGGGGTCATTCTCATACATCCTTATACGAAAATCTGGTTACCGATCTGTATATTCCTTGTCATTTATGGATTTTACTATGTGCTAACCGTTCAAATGTACAAACAGATCGTGTTACCAAAAGAAAAATGAGTGGCGATTATAAGAAGAGAAAAAGGACCCTTTCATCTGGCGTGATGGAAAGGGTCCTTTTTAGCTTTACAAAACGGGCGGGTGATTGGTTGGGTTTTGTTTTGAAGCGGCAGATGGTTCCTTGTCTTCTGCTTCAGGCTTATAGGCGACAAGAACAACGCCTAATTGTTGTTCGAACTCATTAAGCGCTCGCTCTTGATCTTCTGTTAAATGGGCATATTTCATTGAGTCGCACCTCCACCCCCATTATTGACAATGTACAGGCAACTATTCATTTGTCGACAAGTCATTGAAGGTTTCGTGCTGCATGATGAGAGGCGGATAGCGAATCTAGGTTGCGCCGCCCATTTACACGTTACATTTTTCTTTTGAAACGGTCAGCCACATAATGGCGCTTTCGGTCTCGATAAAAAATCCAACCGCCTATAAAGCCGACTCCTGCTAAAAAGAGGATAAGTCCGATGACAAGCTGGAGCCAAAGCCAAGGGAAGAGGGGCTGTAAGATATCAAACACAGAGTCTCTCATTAATTTGACACCGACTACCGCTAACGCTCCAGGGATTACTAATATCAAAAGTGCAATATAACGGCTCATACAGGTCGCATCCTTTAGTTAAATGATTCGCTCACCTCAGTGAATAAACTTGAGGGGCCGAGGTGAACGGGTATTTTTGAATTAACCTTATTTTAAATTAGTGTAACGCATGTCTCTTGTCGTGTCTATTTGTCTTTCTCTAGAACTCAAGGTAGAATAAATGAGGACAATGAAAAAAATTGCAGAGGTTGATCTCTGAATGAACACATTGGTCATTTTAAGCCCAGGTGAAGGCCTGGCCGTCTTGCACCGTATCGAAAGCTTTGAACTTGTAACGATTACAGCGATTTTAACGTCCCGTCCAACAGAAGCGCTGAAACATTTAGCCCTAAAACGGTCGATTGCTTTGGTGTCTTCAGTGGAAGATCAGTTAGTGAAGAAATTGGATTTAGTTATTGATGCACGAAAAACGTTGGATAAGGAAAAGGATTTTACGGCTTTATTCCAAGGCATCCCGTATATTCCGAGTCAAGTCGTAAACTGGGTTATCCATTTAATGATGGAAAAAGAGACACTGATCGCTCATTTGCAGCAACAAGCTGATCTTCGCAGTCTCATCTTGAATTTAACCCATGACGGGATGATTGCGATCGATGCAAATGAAACCATTACTATAATGAATCCTAGCGCTGAGAAGATTATGGGGCTAACCGCGGAAAATGCGATTGGCTCACATGTCAAGGATCTGGTCGCGAGCACACAATTGCCGCGTATCCTAAGGACGCAGAAACCCGAAATTAATCAAGAACAGGAACTGCACAATGGTAAGAAAATCATTACGACGCGTCTGCCTATTACAGATGTAAAAGGAAACCTATTAGGGGCATTTGCTGTTTTTAAAGACATAACAGATATTAAAAAGCTTGCAGAAGAAGTGACGAATTTAGAGAGTATTCAAGAGATGCTAAATGCGATCATTCAGTCATCTGATGAGGCCATCTCTGTTGTGGATGAAGAAGGGAAAGGCTTGCTGATCAATCCCGCTTACACCCGTTTAACCGGATTAAGTGAAGCCGATGTGATAGGTAAACCGGCAACAACCGATATCTCTGAGGGGGAGAGCATGCATATGAAAGTGCTCAAAACCCGCAAAGCCGTCAGAGGTGTTCGCATGCGGGTAGGACAGGCTAAGCGTGAAGTGCTTGTGAATGTGGCTCCCATCATCGTAAATGGAAATCTAAAGGGAAGCGTCGGTGTCCTTCATGATGTCTCCGAGATCTCGGCTTTAACCGATCAATTAAATCGTGCCAGGCAAATTATCCGAACTCTTGAAGCCAAATACAGCTTTGAGGATATTGTCGCCACCTCTGAAGAAATGAAGGCAGTGATTGAACAAGCTCAGCTTGCAGCGAACATCCCTATTACAGTCCTTTTAAGAGGAGAGTCGGGGACGGGAAAAGAATTGTTTGCGCATGCGATTCATAATGCGAGTTCAAGGCGTTATAACAAATTCGTTCGAGTGAACTGTGCGGCTATTTCTGAATCTTTATTAGAAAGTGAGCTTTTTGGTTATGAAGAAGGTGCATTTTCAGGTGCCAAAAAAGGCGGGAAACGAGGTTATTTCGAAGAGGCGAATGGCGGAAGTTTATTTTTAGACGAAATCGGTGAATTATCGACGTCTATTCAAGCGAAGCTATTAAGGGTCTTACAAGAAAAAGAAATCGTCCGAGTAGGTGGAACAACAGCCATTCCTATTGATGTCCGGGTGATTGCTGCAACCAATGTGGATTTGGAGCAACGCATTCTTGAACATGAATTTAGAATGGATTTGTATTACCGGCTTAATCGAATGCCTATCTATATCCCTGCCTTAAGAGAAAGAAAAGAAGACATACCTGAGCTGTGCGTTCATCTTATAAATAAAATTAATCAGGATTTCGGAAGGCATGTTGAGGGGATTGATCCAACCGCCATATCCATTCTAAACCGCTATGATTGGCCAGGAAATGTCCGGGAATTAGAAAATGTTCTTGGCAGAGCGATCATTCATATGAGCGTGTCCGAAAGCCTTATTCAGCCTTCGCACTTAAGGGAAATGTCTCTAAATAACGAGCGGGATAAGGTGAATCCGAATGTGATCATCCATCCATCTATGTCGCTTAATGCTCAATTAGAGGCTTTGGAAAAGTCCATTATTCATGAGTCACTTGAGGCACATGAATCGAATCGGACGCAGACGGCAAGAGCGCTGGGTATATCTGTAAGAAATCTGTATTATAAGATGCAGAAATATGGACTAGATTAGAAACGCGCAAAAAAGGGCGTGCAACATCTTGCACTAATGAAAAAAATTGCAAACCGGGTTACTTGTAATGAAGCGCTTTCATAGTATTTTTACTTTGGCATGAAACTTGCATGAGGAATTGTGGAGATACTGACTAACAGAAGATATAAAGTTGGGAAATGGATTAGAAACCATTAGGAGGTATTTAGTAAGATGGAAATTATGCGCTATATGGAGAAATACGATTATGAACAATTGCTTTTTTGCCAAGATAAGGCTTCTGGGTTAAAAGCTATTATCTGTATTCATGACACGACCCTCGGACCTGCATTAGGTGGAACACGTATGTGGACCTATGCGTCCGAAGAAGCTGCGATTGAAGATGCGCTTCGCTTGGGAAGAGGGATGACTTATAAAAACGCAGCGGCTGGATTAAATCTTGGCGGCGGGAAAACAGTGATTATCGGCGACCCGCGTAAGGATAAAAATGAAGCCATGTTCCGAGCATTTGGCCGTTTTATTCAAGGATTAAATGGACGCTACATTACAGCAGAAGATGTGGGGACATCGGTTGAGGATATGGACTTAATTCATGAAGAGACAGAGTTTGTTACAGGGATCTCACCTGCCTTTGGCTCTTCAGGAAACCCATCACCCGTTACAGCTTATGGTGTCTATAAAGGCATGAAAGCTGCGGCGAAGGTAGCGTTTGGCTCTGATTCTCTTGAAGGAAAGACAGTCGCTGTTCAAGGCGTTGGACATGTGGCTTACAGCTTATGTGAGCATCTTCATGCTGAAGGAGCCCAGTTAATTGTAACGGATATTAACGAAGCTTCTGTAAAACGGGCGGTTGAAGCATTTGGCGCAAAAGCCGTTGATCCTTCAGACATTTATGGGGTCGAGTGCGATATATTTGCTCCATGTGCGCTTGGCGCGATTGTCAATGATCAAACCATTCCGCATCTAAAAGCAAAAGTCATTGCGGGTTCAGCCAATAATCAGTTAAAAGAAGATCGCCATGGTGACCTTATCCATGAAATGGGAATTGTTTATGCACCAGATTACGTCATTAATGCTGGAGGGGTCATCAATGTTGCGGATGAATTAATCGGCTATAACCGTGACAGGGCTATGAAGAAAGTAGAAGGCTTGTATGACCGCCTTATGGATATCTTTAATATTTCAACAAGAGATGGGATTCCAACATATAAAGCAGCGGATCGGTTAGCTGAGGAGCGAATTGCGACGCTTAAGAATTCAAGAAGCACGTTTTTAAGAAATGGCCATCATATATTAAGCCGCAGATAAAATAAGCCGGTTAAAACGATCATAAGTTGGGAATGCCTAAAATAAGTTTAGGCATTCCGGTTTATGACCAGATACTAAAAGTAGGTACAAAAAAATAAAGCGTAAATGGAACAAAAGTGTAGTATAATTTGATAGGAAGACATCATTATAATTAAAACCTCTAAATGGATCGGCTCTGGAAAAACTTGAATAATAGCTCTTTTTGCTTTGTTAGATTAAGGGTTTAAGCTTTCCTGAAATACAAAAGTAGGATTCTTTTGTTAGAAGACGGTTACTTAGTGAAAGGGGAGATTTTTTATGGCCGAAAATTATGATCTCGTCATATTAGGTGGTGGTACAGGCGGTTACGTGGCTGCCATTCGCGCTTCACAGCTAGGACTCAAAACAGCTGTTGTAGAAGCGGGGGCATTAGGCGGAACCTGTCTTCACAGGGGCTGTATTCCCAGTAAGGCCTTGCTCAGAAGTGCAGAGGTCTTTGCCACAGCAAAGGCTGGGGACACTTATGGAGTGATAACGGAAAAGGTAAGCTTGGACTATCAGCGGGTGCATGAACGGAAAGAGAGCATTATCAACCAGTTGCATGCTGGCGTAGAAATGCTTATGAAAAAAGGAAAAATTGACGTGTTTGATGGCTTTGGCCGTATCCTCGGACCATCGATCTTCTCGCCAATGCCTGGAGCCATTTCCGTCGAATTTTCAGATGATCGAGAAAATCAAGTCTTAATCCCTGAAAATGTCATCATTGCGACCGGTTCTAGACCACGGTCATTACCTGGTCTGGATCTCGATGGAGAGCGAATTTTAAGTTCTGATGATGTGGTTGGCATGACGACACTGCCTGAGTCCCTTTTAATTGTTGGAGGCGGGGTAATTGGGGTTGAATGGGCTTCAATGTTTGCTGACTTTGGCGCAAAAGTCATCGTCATCGAATATGCGGACCGGCTTCTTCCTTTAGAAGATGAGGCGATCTCTAAGGAAATGAAGCGTCAGTTGGAAAAGAAGGGCGTCCAAGTGGTGACTTCTGCAAAGGTTCTTCCAGAAACATTAGTTAAAGGTGAGGAAGTTTCCATTCAAGCAGAAATAGGTAAGAAGAAGTCAACCTTTTCTGCTGAAAAAATGTTGGTTTCAGTAGGACGCTTACCTAATACAGAAGATATTGGTCTGCAGAATACCACTATTAAAACGGATAAAGGCTACATTTTAACTAATAAATTTTATCAAACTGAGGAATCCCACATTTACGCGATTGGTGATTGTATCGGTGGATTACAGCTGGCCCATGTGGCGTCTCATGAAGGGATTAAGGCGGTGGAGCATCTTGCCCGTTTAAAACCCGAACCGATGGAAGCAGCTCTCGTTCCACGTTGTATTTATACACGTCCGGAAGCGGCGGCTGTTGGTCTTACGGAGAAAGAAGCTAAAGAAAAAGGATTTAAAGTCAAAACGGGCATTTTCAAATTTAATGCGATTGGAAAAGCGCTTGTTTATGGGGAACCAGAAGGATTTGTCAAAATTATGAAGGATGAAGCGAGCCAAGATATTTTGGGTGTGCATATGATCGGTCCGCATGTGACGGATCTCATATCAGAAGCGGCCCTTGCACGAGTCTTGGATGCGACCCCATGGGAAGTGGCAGAGACGATTCACCCTCATCCGACTCTTTCTGAAATTATGGGAGAGGCAGCGCTTGCTGTTGAAGGGCGTGCCATCCATTCCTAGTCATTGATTGTTATTAGGAGACTATAAGGAGTGATTGAAATGACGTTAACTCAAAATCGCCACGAGGTTCTAGGGTTAAGTAACGAAACGGTACTTGAGATGTATGAAACGATGCTTCTTGCTCGACGAATTGATGAACGGATGTGGCTGCTTAACCGCTCCGGTAAAATTCCTTTTGTGATTTCGTGTCAGGGGCAGGAAGCTGCCCAAGTGGGTGCGGCCTTTGCTCTTGATCGCGAGAAGGATTATACCGCCCCTTATTACCGAGATATAGGCGTTGTTCTTGCTTTTGGGATGACGGCAAAGGATCTCATGCTAAGCGGGTTTGCAAAAGCGGAGGATCCAAATTCGGGCGGCCGTCAGATGCCGGGGCATTTTGGTTCGAAAAAGCTTCGGATTCTTACCCAATCTTCACCTGTCACCACCCAAGTGGCTCATGCAGTAGGGGTCTCTTTAGCGGGCCGAATTAAAGGGGAGGAAATCGTGACTTTAACCACATTTGGAGAAGGCTCCTCCAACCAAGGCGACTTTCATGAATCTGCTAATTTTGCAGGGGTACACAAATTGCCGGTTATTTTTATGTGTGAGAACAATCAATATGCGATATCTGTTCCTGTGACCAAGCAGCTGGCTTGTGAGCGTGTTTCAGATCGCGGCATTGGTTATGGAATGCCTGGCGTAACGGTAGATGGAAACGATCCATTAGCCGTTTATAAGGCGGTCAAAGAAGCAGCGGACCGCGGCCGGCGCGGTGAAGGACCTTCTCTGATTGAGACCGTTTCTTATCGACTCACACCGCATTCGAGTGATGATGATGATCGGACCTATCGTCAATCGGAAGAAGTGAACGAAGCCAAGCAGAAAGATGGTTTATTAACGTTTGCGGCTTACCTCAGGGATTGCGGCATTTTATCAGAGGAGAAAGAACAGGAAATGAACGATCGGATCAAACAGATTGTGGATGAAGCAACCGATTATGCAGAAAGAGCCCCATATGCTGAGCCAGAAACGGCCATGAAATATGTGTACGAGGAATAGGAGGGAACGCTCATGCCAGTGATTTCGTATATTGAAGCGGTCACACAAGCCATCAGAGAGGAAATGGAGCGCGATGACAATGTCTTTATTTTAGGTGAAGACGTCGGCGTTCGCGGTGGTGTATTTCGGGCAACAGACGGTCTTATGGACGCCTTTGGAGAAAAGCGAGTCATCGATACGCCATTGACAGAATCAGCGATAGCGGGCGTCGCGATTGGTGCGGCCATGTATGGGCTGCGGCCAATTGCCGAGATTCAGTTTGCTGATTTTATTTTGCCCGCTGTTAACCAAATCATCTCAGAAGCAGCTAAAATTCGCTATCGTTCAAATAATGATTGGACCGTACCGCTTACGATTCGAGCGCCTTATGGTGGAGGCATCCACGGAGCCCTCTACCATTCCCAGTCGGTTGAAGCGCTCTTTGCCAATGTGCCTGGATTGAAAATTGTCATGCCATCCACTCCATACGATGTTAAAGGCTTGCTCAAATCGGCGATCCGCTCAAATGATCCCGTTCTCTTTTTTGAACATAAACGCGCCTATCGCCTTATAAAAGGAGAAGTGCCAGAGGAAGACTATACGGTACCGATCGGAAAGGCAAACGTTGTCCGGGAGGGTGAGGACCTTACCGTCATCACCTATGGTCTCGCGGTTCATTTTGCCTTGCAAGCGGCTGAAAAATTGGCTGAAGAAGGCATTAATGCCCATATCCTGGACCTTCGCACCGTTTACCCGCTTGATCAAGAAGCGATTATTGAAGCGGCATCGAAAACAGGGAAAGTTCTTCTTGTGACGGAGGCAAATAAGGAAGGCAGTATTATGAGTGAAGTGGCAGCGACCATTGCTGAGCACTGTCTATTTGAATTGGATGCCCCTATTCAACGTTTGGCAGGTCCCGAGATCCCTTCTATGCCATATGCCCCAACACTTGAGAAATATTTCATGATAAATCCTGAAAAAGTTGAACAGGCAATGAGAGAGCTTGCGGAGTATTAATGGAGGTGTGACAAGTGGCGACAGAAAAAATGACGATGCCAAAGCTTGGCGAAAGTGTTACAGAAGGAACGATAAGCAAATGGTTGGTAAATGTGGGGGATGTTGTCAATAAATATGATCCCATTGCTGAAGTGACTACAGATAAAGTGAACTCAGAAATTCCTTCCTCTTTCAGTGGGAAGATTCTTGAATTAACGGCTGAAGAAGGGGCTACTCTTGAAGTGGGAGAAGTCATCTGCGTTATTGAAGTAGAAGGTTCCAAATCCCCCGATCAGCCAGAAGAAAATCCGAACGTTCAGAGTCAGGAACTGAACGGTACTCATTTGAATTCAACTGATGAGAACGCAGAAGAAGCATCGCTGAAAAAACGTTATTCACCTGCTGTACTTCGGCTTTCTGGCGAGCATGGAATTGACTTGAATCAAGTTACCGGGAGCGGAAAAGGAGGACGTATCACCCGTAAGGACCTCCAAAAAATCATTGAGTCAGGGAATCTGCCAAAAGAAAATCTCGGCACCGCGCCGGGAGCAAAAGCGATTGAACAACCGGCTCAAACGGCTCCATTATCAGGTCGTTCAATTCCATCTGTAACAAGTGAAGCCCCATCTGTTCAACCCGGTCCTGGCGATGTTGAGATTCCGCTAACCGGTGTTCGCCGAGCGATTGCAGCAAAC
This region includes:
- a CDS encoding dihydrolipoamide acetyltransferase family protein translates to MATEKMTMPKLGESVTEGTISKWLVNVGDVVNKYDPIAEVTTDKVNSEIPSSFSGKILELTAEEGATLEVGEVICVIEVEGSKSPDQPEENPNVQSQELNGTHLNSTDENAEEASLKKRYSPAVLRLSGEHGIDLNQVTGSGKGGRITRKDLQKIIESGNLPKENLGTAPGAKAIEQPAQTAPLSGRSIPSVTSEAPSVQPGPGDVEIPLTGVRRAIAANMVRSKHEAPHAWTMVEVDVTELVRLRNAQKGLFKEREGINLTFLPFFIKAIVESLKEYPRMNSTWAGDKIIEKRDINISLAVATEDALYVPVIKRADELTVKGLARSVQDLAIKVRSGKLGPEDMQDGTFTVNNTGSFGSIQSQPILNYPQAAILSVESIVKRPVIINDMIAVRDMVNLCLSLDHRVLDGLIAGRFLQSVKTKLEAMTLETTSIY